From the genome of Nocardia sp. NBC_01503, one region includes:
- the menD gene encoding 2-succinyl-5-enolpyruvyl-6-hydroxy-3-cyclohexene-1-carboxylic-acid synthase → MNPSTAQAHVVVDELARGGVRDVVLCPGSRNAPLAFALQAADAAGRIRLHMRIDERSAGFLAIGLTASSGRPVPVVMTSGTAVANLGPAVLEANYARMPLIVLSANRPYEMLGSGANQTVEQLGLFGSQVRATISLGLAEVEIGEELYPRQNSLWRSAVCRVLAAARGTRSGNAGPVHFDIPLREPLVPDMAVGDPLPLGRPDDRPWTATQYATLDVPLDIDLSLDTVVISGHGAGHRPELAALPTVAEPTAPMHGPALHPLALGLLKPKQAIITGRPTLHRQVSNVLADPEVTVYALTTGPRWPDVSGNVVGTGTRAVTYGKPRAEWLDQCHDLNEKAVAVVRAELAGHPKPTGLHVAAVVMDSLHEGDQLLLGASNPVRDSALVSHPRPGIRVLSNRGVAGIDGTVSAAVGAALTHPGRTVALMGDLTFLHDASGLLVGPGEPRPEDLTIVVANDDGGGIFELLEQGDPQYAGVFERVFGTPHGMDLAALCAAYRVPHRQVDPNQLAQALTENAHGIRVLEVATERSSLRELHATVRAGIAN, encoded by the coding sequence GTGAATCCTTCGACAGCACAGGCGCACGTCGTCGTCGACGAACTCGCGCGCGGCGGTGTGCGAGATGTGGTCCTGTGCCCGGGATCGCGAAATGCCCCGCTCGCCTTCGCATTACAGGCCGCCGACGCGGCCGGGCGGATTCGGTTGCATATGCGGATCGATGAGCGCAGCGCCGGATTCCTGGCCATCGGCCTCACCGCGTCCAGCGGACGACCCGTACCGGTCGTGATGACCTCCGGTACCGCGGTCGCCAATCTCGGCCCGGCGGTGCTCGAGGCGAACTACGCGCGCATGCCGTTGATCGTGCTCAGCGCCAATCGGCCGTACGAGATGCTCGGCAGCGGTGCCAATCAGACCGTCGAACAGCTCGGGCTCTTCGGCAGCCAGGTGCGCGCGACCATCAGCCTCGGCCTCGCCGAGGTCGAAATCGGCGAAGAGCTGTACCCGCGGCAGAACAGTCTGTGGCGCTCGGCCGTATGTCGCGTGCTGGCCGCCGCGCGCGGTACCCGCTCCGGCAATGCCGGACCCGTGCACTTCGACATTCCGCTGCGCGAACCCCTCGTCCCCGATATGGCCGTCGGTGATCCGCTGCCCCTGGGCCGCCCCGACGATCGCCCGTGGACCGCAACGCAATACGCGACCCTGGACGTACCCCTCGATATCGATCTGAGCCTGGATACGGTCGTCATCTCCGGTCACGGCGCGGGGCATCGTCCCGAACTCGCCGCGCTGCCGACGGTCGCCGAACCCACCGCGCCCATGCACGGTCCGGCGCTGCATCCCCTCGCACTGGGTCTGCTGAAGCCGAAACAGGCCATCATCACCGGCCGTCCGACCCTGCACCGCCAGGTCTCCAACGTGCTGGCCGACCCCGAGGTCACCGTCTACGCCCTGACCACCGGTCCGCGCTGGCCCGATGTCTCGGGCAATGTGGTCGGCACCGGCACCCGCGCGGTCACCTACGGCAAGCCGCGCGCCGAATGGCTCGACCAGTGCCACGATCTGAACGAGAAGGCGGTCGCGGTGGTCCGGGCCGAACTCGCGGGCCACCCCAAACCGACCGGCCTGCACGTCGCGGCCGTGGTCATGGATTCCCTCCACGAGGGTGACCAACTCCTACTCGGCGCGTCCAACCCGGTCCGCGATTCCGCCCTGGTCTCGCACCCCCGCCCCGGCATCCGAGTCCTCTCGAACCGCGGCGTGGCCGGTATCGACGGCACCGTCTCGGCGGCGGTCGGCGCGGCCCTGACCCACCCCGGCCGCACGGTCGCCCTCATGGGCGACCTGACCTTCCTGCACGACGCTTCCGGCCTGCTGGTCGGCCCGGGCGAACCCCGCCCCGAAGACCTCACCATCGTGGTGGCCAATGACGACGGCGGCGGCATCTTCGAACTCCTCGAACAGGGTGATCCCCAGTACGCGGGCGTTTTCGAACGCGTCTTCGGCACCCCGCACGGCATGGACCTCGCAGCCCTGTGCGCCGCCTACCGAGTCCCGCACCGCCAGGTGGACCCCAACCAACTGGCCCAGGCGCTGACCGAAAACGCCCACGGCATAAGGGTTTTGGAGGTGGCCACCGAACGCTCCAGCCTCCGCGAACTGCACGCCACGGTCCGCGCGGGCATCGCCAACTGA
- a CDS encoding HNH endonuclease signature motif containing protein, producing MGEIAAIGLTSYDLVERLRAVHSRIAAGQAEEAELMAQLYRLRRAQQLELGVRAVHAGEDAATEIAVALKVSQRQADVLIGFGLDLDARLPHVREAFCAGRIDLPRARAIREVLLNASEELVALVEPRIAAYAETADPSRVKRTLRRWLLELDPAGQAERRKAAEAERYVMVRAADNGTAILDGVLPAPGAQALYERLREMSCTQCCGNDPRTANQRRADALVALADGSNRLCCQCADPTCPRTGTPEQLAAARAATADLSATTRAATADFPAVPRKALVQVGVSAETLAGLRDNPALLAGFGAIDADLARQIARHAHFDIITAPASAPDVSATDSHYAVESGSAKSAGAESETRYRPAARLAGKVRALDGGCRAPGCMVPAAATDLDHQDRFDHGAPESGGRTTEANLGCRCRRHHRLKTLADNGANGWQIIHHPNRRVEWRSPTGESVTTTPEGMKFLFPRVHVPPITAQGVPTPEPVEPLLNPGRVMNELTELVHVYCTPAQRRRKPARPQANAPEYSDAPPPSEEAELDVGYVRNVRLMCPCSSWS from the coding sequence ATGGGCGAAATCGCTGCTATCGGGCTCACCAGCTACGACTTGGTGGAGCGGTTGCGGGCGGTGCACTCGAGGATAGCTGCGGGGCAGGCCGAGGAAGCCGAATTGATGGCTCAGCTGTATCGGCTGCGCCGGGCACAGCAGCTCGAGCTCGGGGTGCGGGCGGTGCACGCGGGGGAGGACGCCGCCACCGAAATCGCTGTCGCGCTGAAGGTTTCCCAACGGCAGGCCGATGTGTTGATCGGGTTCGGGCTGGATTTGGATGCGCGCCTGCCGCATGTGCGGGAAGCCTTTTGTGCCGGGCGGATCGATCTGCCGCGTGCCCGCGCGATTCGTGAGGTGCTTCTCAATGCCTCCGAAGAGCTGGTGGCGCTGGTGGAACCGCGGATCGCCGCCTATGCGGAGACCGCGGACCCGTCGCGGGTCAAGCGCACCCTGCGCCGCTGGCTGCTCGAGCTCGATCCGGCGGGGCAGGCCGAGCGCCGCAAGGCCGCCGAGGCCGAGCGTTATGTGATGGTGCGTGCCGCGGACAACGGCACCGCGATACTCGATGGTGTCCTGCCCGCCCCAGGTGCGCAGGCCCTGTACGAGCGGCTGCGGGAAATGTCCTGCACACAGTGCTGTGGCAACGATCCCCGCACTGCGAACCAGCGCCGCGCCGATGCCCTCGTCGCCTTGGCGGACGGCAGCAATCGCCTGTGCTGCCAGTGCGCCGACCCGACCTGCCCCCGCACGGGCACCCCGGAGCAGCTTGCCGCCGCGCGCGCCGCCACTGCCGATCTGTCCGCCACCACGCGTGCGGCCACCGCCGATTTTCCCGCCGTGCCGCGCAAAGCCCTTGTGCAGGTGGGTGTCTCCGCCGAGACTCTCGCGGGTTTGCGCGACAACCCCGCGCTGCTGGCGGGTTTCGGTGCGATCGACGCGGACCTGGCCCGCCAGATCGCCCGCCACGCCCACTTCGACATCATCACCGCCCCCGCCTCCGCCCCCGATGTGTCCGCCACGGATTCTCACTATGCCGTCGAATCGGGTAGCGCGAAATCCGCTGGTGCCGAGTCGGAGACGCGTTACCGCCCGGCCGCGCGTCTCGCGGGTAAGGTGCGCGCGCTCGATGGTGGTTGCCGCGCGCCCGGCTGCATGGTGCCCGCAGCGGCCACCGACCTGGACCATCAGGACCGCTTCGACCACGGTGCCCCCGAGTCCGGTGGCCGCACCACCGAAGCCAACCTCGGTTGCCGCTGCCGTCGCCACCACCGCCTCAAGACCCTGGCCGACAACGGTGCCAACGGCTGGCAGATCATCCACCACCCGAACCGCCGAGTCGAATGGCGCTCTCCCACCGGAGAATCGGTCACCACAACCCCCGAGGGAATGAAATTCCTCTTCCCCCGAGTCCACGTCCCACCCATCACAGCGCAAGGCGTCCCGACCCCCGAACCGGTTGAGCCCCTATTGAATCCGGGCCGAGTGATGAACGAACTCACAGAACTGGTGCACGTCTACTGCACCCCCGCTCAACGCCGCCGCAAACCCGCACGCCCGCAGGCGAATGCCCCGGAATATAGCGACGCGCCCCCCCCTTCTGAGGAAGCCGAATTAGATGTGGGGTACGTCCGAAACGTGCGATTAATGTGTCCTTGTTCGTCGTGGTCCTAA
- a CDS encoding helix-turn-helix domain-containing protein translates to MSTVSRRAFGKFLREIRDGAKVSALSAGLHIETSKQTLLRLEEGIPTKIATAQIGQLLDLYRVTPEVHAEALRLWGEVREQAKQDKLQGNSKGFWQPYTDQLASHFPHFLRLEAASNRATAHQLVLVPGLLQTADYRRALARLEVPGLSAVNVERRIELAEKRQVRLTEGEFAMDALLSEAVLRHQPASPAVMAAQMRWLAEVGNRDNISIRVVPFGAGPHRGLTIQSFHMLEFPCLESGLNEPTVVYLEGAVGALYHEQPEVVARYQEAISVLRAVALSEDDTRDMVLRVAKEYEA, encoded by the coding sequence ATGAGCACCGTTTCCCGCAGAGCATTCGGAAAGTTTCTGCGTGAAATCCGTGACGGCGCAAAGGTCAGCGCGCTGTCGGCCGGGCTGCACATCGAGACGTCGAAGCAGACCTTGCTGCGTCTGGAAGAGGGAATCCCCACCAAGATCGCTACGGCGCAGATAGGTCAATTACTCGACCTGTACAGGGTGACGCCGGAGGTCCACGCCGAGGCGTTGCGGCTTTGGGGTGAAGTGAGGGAGCAGGCGAAACAGGATAAGCTGCAAGGCAATTCGAAGGGGTTCTGGCAGCCGTACACGGATCAGCTCGCGTCGCACTTCCCGCACTTCCTGCGTTTGGAGGCGGCGTCCAATCGCGCCACCGCACACCAGCTCGTCCTGGTTCCAGGGTTGCTGCAAACGGCCGACTACCGCCGGGCGCTCGCTCGTCTGGAAGTTCCCGGGCTGTCTGCGGTCAATGTCGAGCGCCGGATCGAGTTGGCCGAAAAGCGGCAAGTCAGATTGACCGAGGGCGAGTTCGCCATGGACGCACTGCTGTCCGAGGCGGTGCTGCGGCACCAACCCGCCTCGCCTGCTGTGATGGCCGCGCAGATGCGCTGGCTGGCGGAGGTCGGCAACCGCGACAACATCAGTATCCGTGTGGTCCCGTTCGGTGCCGGACCACACCGGGGTCTGACGATCCAATCGTTCCACATGCTCGAATTCCCGTGCCTGGAAAGCGGTTTGAACGAACCGACAGTTGTCTACCTCGAAGGCGCGGTCGGTGCGCTCTATCACGAGCAACCCGAAGTCGTTGCCAGATATCAGGAAGCGATCTCGGTGTTGCGGGCGGTAGCGTTGTCTGAAGACGACACCCGGGACATGGTGTTGCGAGTTGCGAAGGAGTACGAGGCGTGA
- a CDS encoding DUF397 domain-containing protein: protein MNNQPPVRQWYKSSRSSNANDCVEVYQDDTRVGVRDSKLGTASPVLVFDGFAWDRFNDAVKSGRFDRP, encoded by the coding sequence GTGAATAATCAACCGCCCGTTCGGCAGTGGTACAAGTCCAGTCGATCTTCGAATGCCAACGACTGCGTTGAGGTCTACCAGGATGACACTCGAGTCGGAGTGCGCGACTCGAAGTTGGGGACCGCCAGCCCGGTCCTGGTCTTCGACGGGTTCGCCTGGGACCGTTTCAACGACGCCGTGAAGTCCGGCCGCTTCGACCGTCCTTAA
- a CDS encoding GtrA family protein: MLRGNGIDRVGEFLRGDHAVAQLIRFALVGGASNIAYVLLFMAMNSSGPLVANIAGSIVSTIIANELHRRLTFRAAGRVGWFNAQWEGGGLALIGLAVSTAALAGLQFWAPGLSELAQSGAVVAIMAAVGGLRFLALRGFVF; the protein is encoded by the coding sequence ATGCTGCGCGGCAATGGCATCGACCGCGTCGGCGAATTCCTGCGCGGCGATCACGCCGTCGCCCAGCTGATCCGGTTCGCACTGGTCGGCGGGGCGAGCAATATCGCCTACGTGCTGCTGTTCATGGCCATGAACAGCAGCGGCCCGCTGGTCGCCAATATCGCTGGCTCGATCGTGAGCACGATCATCGCGAATGAACTGCACCGCCGATTGACCTTCCGCGCCGCCGGGCGGGTCGGCTGGTTCAACGCCCAATGGGAGGGCGGCGGACTCGCGCTGATCGGCCTGGCGGTCAGCACGGCCGCGCTGGCCGGTCTCCAGTTCTGGGCTCCGGGTCTGAGCGAGCTGGCCCAGTCCGGCGCGGTGGTCGCCATCATGGCGGCGGTGGGTGGCCTGCGCTTCCTGGCCCTGCGCGGCTTCGTCTTCTGA
- a CDS encoding TetR/AcrR family transcriptional regulator: MEREPTIPGSIRPGGRTARIRDAVLRAAGDLLAERGFAHLDLSEVAARAEVGKTTVYRRWRTPAGLVADLLVDMAETSLPHSDTGSLRGDLRANADLVANTLTDSRQGPLFRALIAAATTDDATATALHAFYDTRLAEWSPCIESARARGEVPPGTNPRAVLSAVSAPLYYRILTSSAPLDENTISAAVESAVIAAQTGVFVI; the protein is encoded by the coding sequence ATGGAGCGGGAACCGACCATCCCCGGCTCGATTCGCCCAGGTGGGCGCACCGCCCGCATACGCGATGCGGTACTGCGCGCGGCCGGGGATCTGCTCGCCGAACGCGGCTTCGCACATCTGGACCTGAGTGAGGTGGCCGCCCGCGCCGAGGTCGGCAAGACCACCGTCTACCGCCGCTGGCGCACCCCCGCCGGACTGGTCGCGGACCTGCTCGTCGATATGGCGGAAACCTCACTCCCGCACAGTGATACGGGCTCGCTGCGCGGTGATCTGCGCGCCAATGCCGACCTGGTGGCGAACACCCTCACCGACTCTCGCCAGGGGCCCCTCTTCCGCGCGCTGATCGCCGCCGCCACCACCGACGACGCCACCGCCACCGCCCTGCACGCCTTCTACGACACCCGCCTGGCCGAATGGTCCCCCTGTATCGAATCCGCCCGCGCCCGAGGCGAGGTCCCACCCGGCACCAATCCCCGAGCCGTCCTGTCCGCGGTCTCCGCCCCCCTCTACTACCGCATCCTCACCAGCTCCGCACCGCTGGACGAGAACACCATTTCCGCCGCCGTCGAATCTGCCGTAATCGCCGCTCAGACAGGCGTTTTCGTTATATAG